The genomic region TTCTCAAAGACAAGAATACCGTTGAGGTAACAAGGTCTGACGGCACCAAAAAAACCTATACCGGAGAATTTATCTTCATATCCCCGGGAAGCAAACCTGTTCAGCCCAAAGGCTTCAATCTCGATCACGACAAGATACTGGATTATACCTCTGTTCTTAATCTGACTCATATCCCCCGTCGCCTGTTGGTGATTGGAAGCGGTGTTCAGGCACTCGAATATGCGACCACATTTTCAAATTTAGGCAGCCGTGTTTCTATCTTAAATGAAGAAGAAGAGTTTTTACCATTTTTGGACAATGAGATCTCAGAACAGCTTTCCGAAGTGCTGCAAAAACAAAAAATTGAAGTTTTTTCAAATGCTGAAAATATTGAGATTCGATCCAATGCCTTGCGGAATACTACGGAAGTTAAATACGAAATCAGAAATGATAATGAAGGCCAGCGAGCTCGTGTCATAGAAACCGAACACGTGTTATACCTTGGGGGCAAGGTTCCAAACTCTTCCGGAATTGGTCTTGACAAAATTGGAGTTGAACAGGATGAAAGCGGTTATATTGTTGTTACAGATGATTATCAAAGCAATATTGAAAACATTTTTGCCGGCGGTGATGTAATTGGATATCCGGCCCTGGCTTCGGCTTCTTTTTCAGAAGGACGAATTGCCTCTTGCCGCATGTTCGGTATAGAAGCCCTGGAAGTACCGCCTGAAATTCCCTTCGCCATTTATTCTATCCCTGAAATTTCAAGTATTGGGCTGACTGAGAAGGAAGCAAGAGCCAAAAATTTAGACATCACCGTCGGACGTGCCTATTACAAAAATATTACACAAGGTGACATCAGCAACCAACAGCATGGCTTGCTGAAACTGGTTTTTGATACTAAATCACTCAAATTATTGGGCATCCACATATTAGGGGAACGTGCCAGTGATCTGATTCACCTCGGGCAGGCAGTCATGTCGTTAGGAGGCGATGTTCGCTATTTCATCAATCACGTACTTAATTATCCCACCTACAGTGAAGCTTACCGGATTGCCGCATTCAACGGTAT from Gracilimonas sp. harbors:
- the sthA gene encoding Si-specific NAD(P)(+) transhydrogenase — encoded protein: MKYDYDVIIIGSGPAGFSCAMQSSKFDKKALVVEANEESFGGTWINSGTIPSKSLRETARIIQRFQNQFQDLAQEKAYQHHQMDDLLRYKNQILKSKNSKVEADFNKNEIDTVRGFGVLKDKNTVEVTRSDGTKKTYTGEFIFISPGSKPVQPKGFNLDHDKILDYTSVLNLTHIPRRLLVIGSGVQALEYATTFSNLGSRVSILNEEEEFLPFLDNEISEQLSEVLQKQKIEVFSNAENIEIRSNALRNTTEVKYEIRNDNEGQRARVIETEHVLYLGGKVPNSSGIGLDKIGVEQDESGYIVVTDDYQSNIENIFAGGDVIGYPALASASFSEGRIASCRMFGIEALEVPPEIPFAIYSIPEISSIGLTEKEARAKNLDITVGRAYYKNITQGDISNQQHGLLKLVFDTKSLKLLGIHILGERASDLIHLGQAVMSLGGDVRYFINHVLNYPTYSEAYRIAAFNGMNRVYKAGVKYKKLLKNKE